The following DNA comes from Bdellovibrionota bacterium.
AACGTTCATTTTCCCGCCCGGACCGTCGCTTCGGATCGTCACGGATCTAATCGCCTTTTGCGCCAAGGAAGTTCCCCAATGGAATCCGATCTCGATTTCCGGCTATCACATCCGGGAGGCGGGCTCGGATGCGGTACAAGAAGTCGCGTTTACGATGGCGAATGCGTGCGCGTACGCCGACGCCACGATCCGGCGAGGGCTTGAATTCGATGAATTCGCCGGACAACTCTCCTTCTTCTTCGCCGCGCACAACGATTTCATCGAAGAGATCGCGAAGTTCCGCGCGGCCCGGCGTCTCTGGGCGAAAATCGCGCGAGAACGTTTCGGCGCGAAAGAAGACCGGTCGATGCTTCTTCGTTTTCACGTGCAGACGGCGGGGAGCACGCTCACGGCCCAACAGCCGAACAACAATTTGGTTCGCGTCACGCTTCAAGCCTTGGCCGCGATCTTGGGAGGTTGCCAAAGCCTTCACACAAATTCCAGGGACGAGGCTCTGGGACTTCCGACCGAACTGTCGGCTACGCTCGCCCTTCGAACGCAGCAAATTCTTGCGGAAGAATCGGGCGTCGCCAACACGATCGATCCCGTAGGAGGGAGTTACGCCGTGGAAGCGGAAACCGACCGGATCGAAGCCGCCGCGAAAAACCGCCTGGATGAAATCGAGGGCATGGGCGGAAGCTTGCGCGCCATCGAACGCGGTTACTTTCAAAAGTCGATCGCAGAACGCGCCTATCAATATCAGCAGGAAATCGAGCGGAAGGAACGGGGAATCGTCGGCGTGAATGTGTACACCACCGATGCGATTCATCCCCCTCCGATTCTGCGCGTCGATCCCGTCCTTGAAAAGCGCCGGAAAGCCCGGCTCGCCAAACTCCGTAATGAGCGCGACACGCCGCGCACTGAACGTGCACTTCTCCATCTCGGAGAAGCGGCCCGATCGGAAGAAAATCTCGTTCCTTTCATTCTCACCGCCGTTGAAGCCCTGGCTACGTTGGGCGAAATTTCCGACCGGCTCCGTACCGTGTTCGGGCAGTATCACTCTCCCGACGCCCTCGTATGAAGTGGATCGCCGCGGCCGATGGCCGCAAGACAATCATCGGGCGGCGATGGATAGCGGCGCATCCTCGAATCGTTCGAGGTAAACCAGGCGGTCGGTATAGCCCGCCTTACTCTCCCGCAAAATTCGAAAAATCTCGCCCGAACGGTCCGCCGGACAGAGAAACACGGAAAGATCGACGCGAAACCCCCCGGATCGGGCCACGGCCCCTTCTCTGTGATAGCGGTAGGTTTTCCGACCGTGACGAACTTTTGTGGAATAGCCGAAAAATTGACGGGACAGTCGCGTACGGGCCAGTGGATCAAGCCTGGATGTTTCATATGCGATCAGCCGATAGGCAACGCTATTCCCATCATCCTCCGGAAAGAGCAAACCCCGGCCATACAATACGATAGAATCAGCCAGGAGTTCGGACCGAAAATCGGGAGCAAGACCGTGGAGATTGGGTTCCACGATAACGAGATCGACCTTCCGACCCAGCGCTTTTCCGATTCTCTCCGCTATGGTTTGCAGATCAGTCTGGAGCGCCGGCGTGTCGTTTCCTTTTGTTACAATGAATAGATCGATATCGGACCCTTCATGCGCGTCACCGCGGGCGAAGGACCCGAACAAACAAATGAGGCGCAGGTCGTTTAATGGAAACTGCGCAATCTGAGAATAAAGATCGGCCACTGTGGTCATCTGTTTTCTCCCAATGTGGGGAGCGCAAGCGCTTCGATCTTCTCAAATAACGGCCGGGCTTGTTGCCATTCCTTCGTACCGTCGCTTCCTCCATATTCGCAACCCACCCGAAACTCGCGCTCGATCTTCGTGAACCCCGAAATCACCGTTTCGGTCCTGTCACCGAACAAATCGGCTTGGCCTCGAAGCACTCGCGCAACTTCGGCGTGGTGTTGAATGTGAATCGCCTTGGTCGCCGCACACGCCTCGATCAGCTGAAACAATGCATCAAAGAGGTTCGCGACACGCACAAAATCTTCCATTTCATCCGAGAAAGCGACGTCCCGAAAGGCCCGGTACTTACGCACATGCACTTCTTTTTTTGACATTGGTC
Coding sequences within:
- a CDS encoding nucleotidyltransferase domain-containing protein, translated to MTTVADLYSQIAQFPLNDLRLICLFGSFARGDAHEGSDIDLFIVTKGNDTPALQTDLQTIAERIGKALGRKVDLVIVEPNLHGLAPDFRSELLADSIVLYGRGLLFPEDDGNSVAYRLIAYETSRLDPLARTRLSRQFFGYSTKVRHGRKTYRYHREGAVARSGGFRVDLSVFLCPADRSGEIFRILRESKAGYTDRLVYLERFEDAPLSIAAR
- a CDS encoding methylmalonyl-CoA mutase family protein, translating into MPPIVEPPDRTKYAADLGWPGQFPFTRGIQPTMYRGRLWTMRQYAGFGTAEETNARFQHLLSNGQTGLSTAFDLPTQMGYDSDHPMALGEVGRVGVAISSVEDMETLLQGIPLDQVSTSMTINSTAAILLCFYLAIAKRRGLSFKSLRGTIQNDVLKEYIARGTFIFPPGPSLRIVTDLIAFCAKEVPQWNPISISGYHIREAGSDAVQEVAFTMANACAYADATIRRGLEFDEFAGQLSFFFAAHNDFIEEIAKFRAARRLWAKIARERFGAKEDRSMLLRFHVQTAGSTLTAQQPNNNLVRVTLQALAAILGGCQSLHTNSRDEALGLPTELSATLALRTQQILAEESGVANTIDPVGGSYAVEAETDRIEAAAKNRLDEIEGMGGSLRAIERGYFQKSIAERAYQYQQEIERKERGIVGVNVYTTDAIHPPPILRVDPVLEKRRKARLAKLRNERDTPRTERALLHLGEAARSEENLVPFILTAVEALATLGEISDRLRTVFGQYHSPDALV